The Vicia villosa cultivar HV-30 ecotype Madison, WI unplaced genomic scaffold, Vvil1.0 ctg.000580F_1_1, whole genome shotgun sequence DNA segment tcttggaaaaaatagtttcttcatcaaggaaagattggtcacacaagttggatgatgctttatgggcttaccgtacgacattcaaggcaccgattggttttactccgtttcaaatggtttatgggAAAAGTTGTCATTTACCCGTAgaattggagcataaggcattttgggccttgaagttgcttaattttgatccaaaagcaagtggtgaaatgagaaagttacaattgcttgagatggaagaattgcgGTTACAAGCTTATGAACCAAACAAGATTTACAAGGAAAAAGTGAAAGGATATCATGACAAAAATATTGTTGAGAAGGAATTCAAGGAAGGTCAAATGGTACTCTTgttcaattcaaggttgaagttgtttccgggaAAATTGAAGTCAAAGTGGTGGGGTCCGTTTCGAATCAAGGAAGTAAAAGAATATGGAGCAgttgtgcttgaaaatccgacAACAAATGAAAGATGGACCGTGAATGGccaaagactcaagccgtatcttggtggtgaagtcgatcAAAGTTCGGAAGccgttccgatttttgatccgtaaagccgcctcggaccgtcgagctaaccgatgttaaacaaagcgctagttcggaggcaccccaacattgtaagtattcTGTGTTTCATGTGTGTTGTGACTGTTAGGAGAAGTCAGGAAAAATCGGGAACTTGGGGACTGTTATGAATGCTGCAGAATTCTGTGTTTTCTGctatccgctaagcggaggtcacgccgctaagcggccataaaaaatgcagaaaaaaacTAGGTGGGCCAGAGGGTCTGACCCGACCCAGAACAAAAAGAAAAGCAAGTTATGAGGGGCTGGGCGGAAAGAAACCCTAGCCACCTCATTTCCACCAAAACTCCCAAGTTTTCTAAGTCTTCTCCTTTCTCCTAACCTAAACCTTGCATCCATCATTGGAAGGAAGACATTGTTCTCATCTTTTCTTTGTAACCTCTTCCATTTATGCTTGCAAGGTTAGTGTTCATTtgtattttctttgcaaaaaatTTTGTTAAGTGATGTTATAGCATGATAATAGTATGTAATGGTGTGATGTGTTCATAATATAGATTATAATCATAATTTGTGATTaggtttttgtttttgaaaagaaatctCATGAATCTTTGTCAAGAACCCTAGTTTTTGTGAAAAGTTAGGTTAATGTAGTGTTAGGATAGTAGTTAATGTTTGTTATCATCACTTGTTACTGTCTTGAAGCAGGAAATCTTGGAGCAAGTGTTTAAAATTGCATGTCATAGCAGACTGCACTTCTGCAGAAATTTTTCtgagaaatcgcaggtccgctaagcggacataACCCCGCTAAGCGGCCGATGCTGATGACAgaaatttttttctgtttctgtATTGTTTCAGTTTCCTTAAATTGGGTTCAACACCACTAATTGGCTATGTTTGATTAGAATGTTATGTATTTTGACAGTGTGGTGTGCTTTATTGTTGTGATTTGCAGATGACTTCTCGCCAAAGCCGAAGCAAAAGAGGTCGATTTCCAGGCTCTAGTTCTGGACAAGCTCCCGTTCCCGAAGCACCCCAATTTTACAACATCAGGTTCTTGAGTGTGGAACATCAAGAGTGGTTTGGAAGGTTGTGCGGAAGGAAAATTTTGCCGGAAAAGACTTTTGACCTCAAGCCTAATGGTTAGTTTAGGCAATTTGTGGAGAACATGCACAACCGTAGGTGGGATGTTCTTCTTCAACCGGACACTCGTATTAATGTGGATATTGTGAGGGAGttttatgcgaatgcaatgccgACGGAAGATACGAGGTATGTGCGTAAAACAGCTGTGAGGGGGAGAGTCATTTCATTCAATCGGGCTGCCATTAGTTCTTACCTTGGTAATCCAATGCCCCCTCCTGAAAATGGTTGTTGTGAGTATGCAAGGATGACTAGAGCAAGGCAATGGAATTTGGAAGAAGTAGGAGAGGCCCTTTCTTTTGAGAGTCGTGGTTTTTCTCTTAACCCAGTTGGCATACCAGTGAAGATGGACCGAGGGAACATGAATCAGATGGCTCAACTCTACCTGACCTTGCTTCTGAACAACTTGAAGCCGAAGAGCCACAACAATGATCTCACACTAGCTAACTCTTGTTTGTTATTTGCTATGATGACAGGTGTTAAGATTGACATTGCTCAGATTATTTCTGACGAGATTCGAGAGGTGGCTTCTAGTGGGCACAGTTTAGGGAGTCGACCTGCTGGTCAACTTCCTTATCCTGGCATGATTATAGGATTGTGCAGGAGGGCTATGGTGGATATTCCAAAGGAGGTTCAGATGGCCATTACTAGTAAGGTGGATGACAGTTATGTTGCTCGGTTTTGTTCTCCAAGGGCAAGGGGTCGTTTTCAGCCACAACCTGAAGCAGTAGCTCCTCCTACCAACCAAGCAAGGTATAATCAACAAATGGCTTGCAGGTACAGCTGGGATTATATGGATGCCTTGCGAAGGTCGGAGGCCACCATTCACGACTCTTTGCACTGCTTATACCTGAAGATGAGTGATCCTTCCAGTGTGACATCTTTTACTACAAATGAGTAGTATGAGGCCATTTGTAACTATCCGGAGGATAGGCCATTCTTTAGGAATGGGGGAGGAGTGAATGAGGAAGGAGCGAATGAGGAGGAAGGTGATGAAGGAAACCAAGAAGGGGAGGAAGACGGTGATGAGTGACGATACTTCTTTGGTGATGTTGTTGTGTTTTATTGTGTCTTATCAGTTTAATTATTAGTACTTTAATTTCCtttgttgaatattttattttaagttggaattgttgttaccatccttagggatgtgttttttttttttttgtaatggggTAGCAAATGATGCTACTAAGAATTCTTTGAGGCATTTGCCATTGGCAATTTGTCTCTAATATATTATATCATATTAGGTGTGTGtttatattttgtgttttttgttaTATTGTTAAGTTTGTGtagttatataatatatttatattaagtaTAATAGTACtagtaataatataatagtaCTAATAATAGTAGTATTTATGTTAAGaaaattttttgttgtttgtccTTGTGATGAATAGAAAATACTCAAGCAAGCAAAGTATCATTAAAGAGTTGTAACATCAAAGTTGAATGGTGATGATAACGCTCTTGATGCGGTGCATGCTAAGGTAacgattttcttgctttgtagatgtcagtgtgaatatgatttaggtgCTTTATACAAAAACTTGTTATCACTTTGCATTTGAaggattttgttcatatttgaatCAAATTAGGACATAAATACATAAGTGAGAGGACTTTCCATTGTGTACTATAAATTTTTGTGTGTGCTAGCAATTGGTGTTAACTTGGACGATTCATGCTTAATCTGCTTTGTTTGAAGTGTTAGAACTTAGAAGTGATcgagacaatttttttttttgtaatacgagaaaaaccaccttccaaaaaggccacatgtgagagtgcgatcaattgaaaccaattttgagccttaaattttgattttgctaAGTGAGTCAAATGAGAACCGACAAACTAGTAAGTAATCCTTtattgagtttgttgaagaaaagcaaagaaagaaaactttTGACTCACTTGGAAATTATTTTCTTTGGTAGACACTTAACCCAATTACACCTAAACCTTAAATGAAattgtgttgatttgttgaattgttcgaagttggggagaggagtttacttgagaaaaagaaagaaaggaaatggtggtataatagaacaatgcattcataacaaaaaaaaaatgaaaaagaaaagaaaattttcaatgggatgaaaaatcaaaagacaaaagaaagaatgcattgtagtgtttcaaaatcaaaagggagaaataagaATGTTTGTGTAAATATTGTAATTGAATAAATGCTTTTCATGCAATTGTCCCTTTTTGATTCATTGGCCATGTAGAAATGTCACTTGTTTGgatgaatgtatgaattgtcTTGAATGTGCACAATTGCGAGGGACAGTGATAAGTCCTTTGTGCTAACATGATTATAGCACTTTGTCCttcatttttgaagttgattgtaGGTGATTCAAGTTTGAACATCATTTTGATAAATGCAAGTGTGGTGAAGTGTTTGTATTTAGAACTTAATTCATATTCATGTTttgatcttgtacaagcaagggatggttatggagcatgcatgtaagtcaagtttgaaccattctctttatgttgctaaccttgtaaatattatttttgtgtgcttgttgagttgttcttgtttgaggacaaacaaaggtcaaagttggggagagttgttagaatccaaaatgtggataattgttgataacttttgtggtattttgataactttCCTCATTTCTTTTCAATATAATTATGGTTCGtaatcgtgtaaataaataaaatcgagtttagtagtaaatatagtatttataagcttttcttatgcattttgtaggttttatgcaaTGTGAAAAGTTTTGGGAGGAAGAATGGCATTTTGGAGCAAGTCTCAAGGCCAAAGGAAGAAGAGTTGTGcagcaagggccgctcagcggcgtgtaagcgcgctttctaGTGGCGAGAGGAAAATTTGTGTTCAGCcagttccgcttagcggcctcagcccgcttagcggcctcctaCTGGAAGCAGATATTTTAAGTAGTCCGCTTAGCGGCCGTTTCTGCGCTAAGCGGAGGTACTTTTTCAAGGGACTACTTTTAGGCACTTTGAGATATTTTTAAGGGTGATCTTATCTTGTTGGAAGAACACACAACCAAGAAAATTTTCTAGGGCaaaaggagaagagaaaaaaaactcATTTACCATAAAGATTTCTTAAGCATCTTTCTATATCATCCTTGGATTCTCATGCTAGGAGTTTATattttgatgtttgttgttgaatcCATGGAgagctaaacttctcatgtgtcaagattagaggtagttagcttgtataGTATGTATTTAGTTTGATCTTTTGTAAATGAACcttgttgatgattaatatatggtgaatatctttgttttcatgtttatatgttgttttgatacactattgagagatatgtttcaaatcttgaccaaaagggtattcatctatcaataatcaaactctagagatagatttgtgatttgataatcacttgtatcaaactttaaaggttattatgtcaattgtcggcatgagagatcatctgacggttaagataataacaatcacgatactgctttagagataaacggtatcgagaggatacatgattgtattaatcattgatatgttcatatacataaTCATCAGAGTACATACAAAAGCAAGCTaatgaaaactaatcttgacacagttttaccaaaccgtttttttttcaaaccctaatttattaaCTTTACTTACTTTGCATGCTATTTACATTTCATGTCACCAAACTGTCACCCAaaacttaactcaaaatacactaagctgtagaacggcgataatatcgcatcaatccctgaggagacgatactagaaatacttatcctatacttacTAACAAAATGACGTGGCATTTCATTAGAGTAGGAAcgttagggtcaaattagtataaataagggtcttaatggtAGGATCcaggggtgttcattttgtacaaatcactcacagaTCAGTCAAGTATCAAGCGTAAGAGAAAGAGTTTTTGCTGAGAAATGACGTGTAACACCGTTATACTTTCAATATTTATCTCTCATTTTATAAGAACAAAGTCAT contains these protein-coding regions:
- the LOC131629566 gene encoding uncharacterized protein LOC131629566, with amino-acid sequence MEELRLQAYEPNKIYKEKVKGYHDKNIVEKEFKEGQMVLLFNSRLKLFPGKLKSKWWGPFRIKEVKEYGAVVLENPTTNERWTVNGQRLKPYLGGEVDQSSEAVPIFDP